The following coding sequences lie in one Musa acuminata AAA Group cultivar baxijiao chromosome BXJ1-8, Cavendish_Baxijiao_AAA, whole genome shotgun sequence genomic window:
- the LOC135680642 gene encoding probable serine/threonine-protein kinase PBL23, translated as MGLISFTKKKGGRMMDCLCCFRSWNEKKMKACDAQKRVRKKKPPRDEAKKKKKKKNSLLFRRKKTMAIQEEKKKKRNRLFFLKRKKKKSSKDETKKKKRNRLFFLKRKKNKSSKDETKNKKKRNRLFFLKRRKKKSSKDETTKKRKVPTEQRKTSTQRRSKKFWWRRKGQNKAKTLEFLVHTMSFRSDSGRHRFAAEEILRIGSDNIAARVFTYRELAAATGSFSSENLLGEGGFGRVYKGQLKGTNEVVAVKQLDRKGLQGNREFLVEVLMLSLLHHPKLVKLLGYCADGNHRILVYEYMPLGSLQQHLLDTKPNAKPLDWHTRMRIAAGAAKGLEYLHEIATPPVIYRDFKASNILLDEEYNPKLSDFGLAKVGDKSHVSTRVMGTYGYCAPEYAITGQITKMSDVYSFGVVLLELITGRRAIDLNRPKREQHLVHWAEPLFKDKRQFVAMADPMLEGKYPIKGLSQALAIAAMCLQEEANIRPLISDVLIALEHLADPNNDEDDGPRAFSLEMISQHASTSGSKMVVHGIGEAPEEILESNSYPEANSFSSREQDLYELDAI; from the exons ATGGGGTTGATAAGTTTCACAAAGAAGAAAGGTGGACGGATGATGGATTGTCTCTGTTGCTTCAGATCGTGGAATGAAAAGAAGATGAAGGCATGCGATGCTCAGAAAAGAGTAAGGAAGAAGAAGCCACCGAGAGACgaggcaaagaagaagaagaagaagaagaactcgtTGTTGTTTAGAAGAAAGAAAACgatggcaatacaagaagagaagaagaagaagaggaataggctattctttcttaaaagaaaaaagaagaaatcatcaaaggatgagacgaagaagaagaagaggaataggttattctttcttaaaagaaagaagaataaatCATCAAAGGATGAgacgaagaataagaagaagaggaataggctattctttcttaaaagaaggaagaagaaatcatcaaaagATGAGACGACGAAGAAGAGGAAGGTACCAACAGAGCAGAGGAAGACATCGACACAGAGACGGTCCAAGAAGTTCTGGTGGAGAAGGAAGGGGCAGAACAAAGCAAAAACTCTCGAATTCCTAGTTCATACCATGTCCTTCAGATCTG ACAGTGGCAGGCACAGGTTTGCAGCTGAGGAGATCTTGCGCATAGGCAGCGACAACATCGCAGCTCGTGTGTTCACGTACCGTGAACTCGCAGCAGCAACCGGAAGTTTCAGCTCCGAGAACCTGCTTGGTGAGGGTGGATTCGGGAGAGTGTACAAAGGACAACTCAAAGGCACCAACGAA GTTGTAGCAGTCAAGCAGCTCGACAGAAAAGGATTGCAGGGCAACAGAGAGTTTCTCGTCGAGGTGCTGATGCTGAGCCTCCTGCACCATCCAAAGCTCGTCAAGTTGCTCGGATACTGCGCCGATGGAAATCACAGGATCCTGGTGTACGAATACATGCCGCTGGGTTCACTGCAGCAACATTTACTGG ATACAAAGCCAAATGCCAAGCCATTGGACTGGCACACAAGAATGAGGATCGCAGCTGGTGCAGCCAAAGGCCTGGAGTACCTGCATGAGATTGCAACCCCACCGGTGATATATCGAGATTTCAAAGCGTCGAATATACTTCTGGATGAGGAATACAACCCGAAGCTATCAGATTTCGGACTTGCTAAGGTTGGAGACAAGAGCCATGTCTCTACCAGGGTGATGGGCACCTACGGCTACTGCGCCCCGGAGTATGCAATAACAGGACAGATAACGAAGATGTCGGATGTGTACAGCTTCGGCGTCGTGTTGTTGGAGCTAATCACCGGAAGGAGAGCCATCGACCTCAACCGGCCCAAACGCGAGCAACACCTTGTTCATTgg GCGGAGCCGCTGTTCAAGGACAAGCGACAGTTCGTGGCCATGGCGGACCCAATGCTCGAGGGAAAGTACCCCATAAAAGGCCTTTCTCAAGCTCTGGCTATTGCTGCAATGTGCCTCCAAGAAGAAGCAAACATACGGCCGCTGATTAGCGATGTGTTAATTGCTCTTGAGCACTTGGCTGATCCCAACAATGATGAGGACGATGGCCCCCGAGCATTCAGCTTGGAGATGATCTCGCAACACGCATCCACTTCCGGCTCCAAGATGGTAGTACATGGTATCGGTGAGGCTCCCGAGGAGATATTGGAATCAAATAGTTACCCGGAAGCCAATTCCTTCTCGAGCAGAGAACAGGACCTATATGAACTGGATGCGATTTAG